The sequence TCGGTGAACGGTGGTACGCGCCGGGCATGCACATCCTCCTCGGTGATCCGGTACAGAGCGCGGGCCGCGAGCAGGGCCAGCCGGACGCCGGGCCGGTCCGCACGGTCCGGCAGCCCGCCGCCGGTCAGCGGCAGGGGTGTGACACCGTCCCAGCCCGCCACCGACTCCCGTACGAACGCGGCGTCCTCGTCGCTGAGCAGCCCCGCCCCCAGCCCCGCCGCCGTACGCAGCGCACCGAACGCCGTACCGATGGGCGTGCCGGCCGCCCACAGCGGTTCCTCGCCCTCCGTTTCGAGCAGCGGCAGTCTCTCGCCGGGAACCGGACTGCTGTCCACATCGCGGACCAGCGCACGGCCCGCCTCGCTGCCGAGGAGTTCGGAGACGTCGGCGCCCCCGGACAGCGCGGTCTCGTCCGGCAACGCGGACGTGATCCGGTTGATGAAGTGGAACGCCAGCGCGGTCCCCACGAACTCCGGTGCCTCGCGGGCCGGGAAGGGGGGCGCCGCCCGCATGTCCCGGCTCCAGGCGGCGCTCGGCGGCACCCTCGACGCCGCACCCCGCGCGGGCGGCGGCTTCGCCGTGCACGCGGAGCTGCCCCTGCCGAGGACGGCGGCGGCCGGATGAGCGACCACGGCATCGGAAGCGGCGTCGACCACCGCCTGCGGGTCGCGATCATCGACGACCAGGCGCTCATGAGGGCCGGATTCCGCGCCCTGCTGGACGCGGAGGAGGGCATCGAGGTCGTCGGTGAGGCCGCCGACGGACGCCAGGGCCTGGAACTGGTCCGTACGCACACCCCCGACATCGCCCTCCTCGACATCACGATGCCCGTGATGACCGGCATCGAGGCCACCCGCGAGATCGCCGCCGACCCCCGGCTGACCGGCGTGCACGTCGTCATCCTCACCAACTACGGACTCGACGAGTACGTCTTCGACGCCCTGCGGGCAGGCGCCGCGGGCTTCCTGCTCAAGGACACCGAACCCGCCGAGCTCCTGAAGGCGATCAGGGTCGCCGCCGGCGGTGACGCCCTTCTCTCCCCTGCCATCACCCGCCGGCTGATCGGCGAATTCGTCGCACGCCCGCCCGACCGCACCACCGCGGTCGGCCTGGACACCCTCACCCGCCGCGAACGCGAGGTCACCGCGCTGGCCGCCCGCGGTCTCACCAACGAGGAGATCGCCGTCCACATGGTGGTCAGCCCCTTCACCGCCAAGACCCATATCAGCCGCGCGATGATCAAGCTCGGTGCCCGCGACCGGGCACAGCTCGTGGTCTTCGCGTACGAGTCCGGACTGGTGGAACCCCGGCGGTGGCCGGGCGGGGCCCAGGAATCCGGCCACTGAAGGGCCGGGGAGGGGAGAACGAGTGCGGGGGCCTTGTGGAGGGAGGAGCGGTCACGGGATATCTTGATGTCAAGCAATGTTGCAGACGTGGAGCGGAGCACCCGGTGACTGACTCGACCATCATCTATACGCACACCGACGAGGCCCCTGCCCTGGCGACCTATTCGTTCCTGCCCGTCGTCGAGGCCTACGCCTCGACCGCAGGGGTCACGGTGGAGAGCCGCGACATCTCCCTGGCGGGGCGGATCATCGCCGGCTTCCCGGAGCACCTCAAGGCCGAACAGCGTATCGATGACGCACTCGCCGAGCTCGGTGAGCTGGCCAGGACTCCCGGCGCGAACATCATCAAGCTGCCGAACATCTCGGCCTCGATCCCGCAGCTCAAGGCCGCGATCGCCGAGCTCCAGGAGCAGGGCTACGCGCTTCCGGACTACCCGGACGACCCGCAGACCGACGAGGACAAGGACGTCCGCGCCCGTTACGACAAGGTCAAGGGCAGCGCGGTGAACCCCGTCCTGCGCGAGGGCAACTCCGACCGCCGCGCCCCCGCCTCCGTCAAGAACTACGCCAAGGCGCACCCGCACCGCATGGGCGCCTGGTCCGCGGACTCCAGGACGAACGTCGCGACCATGGGTGTCGACGACTTCCGTTCCACCGAGAAGTCCGCCGTCATCGCCGAGGACGGCTCGCTGCGCATCGAGCTGGTGGGCGACGACGGCACCACCACCGTGCTGCGCGAGTCCGTCCCCGTCCTCGCGGGCGAGGTCGTGGACGCGGCCGTCATGCGCGTCGCCGCGCTGCGCGAGTTCTTCACCGCACAGGTCGCCCGCGCCAAGGCCGAGGGCGTGCTGTTCTCCGTGCACCTCAAGGCCACCATGATGAAGGTCTCCGACCCGATCATCTTCGGCCACGTGGTCCGCGCCTTCTTCCCGAACACCTTCGCCAAGTACGGTGAGGCGCTCGTCGCCGCCGGACTCAGCCCGAACGACGGCCTCGGTGCCATCCTCAAGGGCCTGGACTCCGTGCCCCACCTGGGCGCCGAGATCAAGGCGTCCTTCGAGGCCGAGCTCGCCGAGGGCCCGGCCCTCGCGATGGTCGACTCCGACAAGGGCATCACCAACCTCCACGTCCCCAGCGATGTCATCGTCGACGCCTCCATGCCGGCCATGATCCGCACCTCCGGCCACATGTGGGGCCCGGACGGCAACGAGGCAGACACCCTCGCGGTCCTGCCGGACAGCAGCTACGCGGGCGTCTACCAGGTCGTCATCGACGACTGCCGCGCGCACGGCGCGTTCGACCCGTCGACCATGGGCTCCGTACCGAACGTCGGTCTGATGGCGCAGAAGGCCGAGGAGTACGGCAGCCACGACAAGACCTTCGAGATCCCCGCCACCGGTTCGGTGCGGGTGGTCGACACCAACGGCGACGTCGTGCTGGAGCAGGCCGTCGGCGCCGGTGACATCTTCCGGATGTGCCAGACCAAGGACCTGCCGATCCAGGACTGGGTCAAGCTCGCCGTCACCCGCGCCCGCGCGACCGGCAACCCGGCCGTGTTCTGGCTGGACGAGGGCCGCGCGCACGACGCCAACCTCATCGCCAAGGTCACCACCTACCTGGCCGACCACGACACCGACGGCCTCGACATCTCCATCAAGACGCCCGAGGACGCGACCGCGTACTCCCTGGAGCGCATCCGCCGCGGCGAGGACACCATCTCGGTCACCGGCAACGTGCTGCGCGACTACCTCACCGACCTGTTCCCCATCCTTGAGCTGGGCACCAGCGCGAAGATGCTCTCCGTCGTCCCGCTGATGAACGGTGGCGGACTGTTCGAGACCGGTGCCGGTGGTTCCGCGCCCAAGCACGTCCAGCAGCTCGTCAAGGAGAACTACCTGCGCTGGGACAGCCTGGGCGAGTTCCTCGCCCTCGCGGTCAGCTTCGAGCACCTGGCCACGACCACGGGCAACGCACGCGCCCAGGTCCTCGCCGACACCCTGGACCGGGCGACCGGCACCTTCCTCAACGAGGACAAGTCGCCCAGCCGCAAGCTCGGCGGGATCGACAACCGGGGCAGCCACTTCTACCTGGCGCTCTACTGGGCCCAGGAGCTGGCGGGCCAGACCGACGACGCCGCGCTCGCCGAGGCGTTCGCGCCGCTGGCCAAGACGCTGGCCGAGCAGGAGGAGACCATCGTCGCCGAGCTGATCGCGGTGCAGGGCTCGCCGGTCGACATCGGCAGCTACTACCAGCCCGACCCGGAGAAGGCCGCCGCGGTCATGCGCCCGTCCGCGACGTTCAACCAGGCGATCGCCGGCCTGGTCTGACCGTCACGGCAACGGTTTCCCCGTTCCACGCTCCCGCCCCGGTCGGCCCTGTGCCGGCCGGGGCGGTCGTGTCGGGCGGGGCGGCCATGCGGGACCGGGGCGGACCGGGTGGCTGTGCCCGGTCGGTCAGGGGTTCCCCGGGACGCGCAGACTGCGCTTTCCGTCCACCGCCGGATCCTTCGTGTTGCGCAGCGAGTCGAGGATGGCCAGACCCTGGCCCACCAGCCCCGCCGCCATGCTGTTGACGCCATCGGTCCCGTTCAGCACGGTGAGACGGGCCCCGGCCATGCCGCGCGCCGCGGCGTCGGCGAGGGCGGGCAGATTCTCCACGACCCGGTTGGCCGCGATGAGTTCCTGGTTCCCGTCGCGCAGCGAAAGGGCGCGGGCGGTGTTGGCATCAGCCTGCGCCTGCGCGAGGGTCCGTTCGGCGTAGGCACTGCCGTCCGCCGCGAACTTGGCCTGATCACGGGCGGCCTCGGCCAGCGTGCGCTGTCGGTACGCCTCCGCATCCGCCGGACGTCTTACCTCCGCTTCGAGGCGCTGCGCGGCGAGCTGGGCCTGCCGCTCGGCGAGCGCCGTCTGCTCCTCGATGACGTCGTGGGACGCCCTGGCCTGTGCCAGCGGACCCGCCTGCGCCGCACGGGCGTTGTACTGCTCCGTCTCGGCGAGGAACCCGGCCCGCTTGATGGCCGTGTCACGCTCGTACTCGGCCTTCAGCGCCGCGGCCTGCTGCTCGCGCTCACTGGCCTCCTGGTCGGCCCTCGCCTGCGCGATGCGCGCCTGGCTGGCGACCGCGGCCGCATGGGGGGCCGCGAGGTTGTTGATGTACCCGGTGGCGTCCTCGATCTCCTGGATCTGGAGCGCGTCCACCACGATGCCGAGCTTCTCCATCTCGCTGTGGCTGCCGGCCATCACTTCCTGGGCGACCCGGCTGCGTTCCCTGATGATCTGCTCGACGGTCAGTCCGCCCACGATGGAGCGGAGGTGCCCGGCGAAGATCCGGCCGACGAGTTCCTCCATCCGGTCCTGTTCCGAGAGGAAGCGCCGCGCCGCGTTGGCGATCGACACCGCGTCGTCCCCGACCTTGAACACACACACGGCGCGCACACTCAGCCTGATGCCCTGCTGGGTGACGCAGTCCTCGGCGATCTCGGCCTCCCGCAGCGCCAGGGAGAGCATGCGGGCCTTCTGTTTCACCGGCAGTACGAAACTTCCGTGGCCGGTGACGATCCGGAACTGTGTCTCCTGCGCCTGCCGCTTCGTACCGGAGATGAGCATGGCCTCATTGGGCGCGGGGACCTGCCAGAACAGCATGAGAGAACTCCTGCCGTGTTTCATGGTTCGTGGTTCGTGCGTGATTCAGGACGGCAACGGCTCGACGATCACCGAGCGTGCCGAGAGGGAGTCGACGACGATGACCCGTACGTCCCTGCCGAGCGTGGTCGCGGATGCGCACCAGGCCGCGTAGGTCTCCGAGCCGCCGCGTACGGCCACGAGTACTTCGCCCGGACCGTCCGGCGGGATCTGTACGGTCACCCGGCCGACCGCTCCGACCGGGCTCTGGGACGACTCGTCAGTGGTGCTCATGGGCCCTCACGAGGGATCGAGATCCAATGAAGTCCATCGGCCATCGCCTCCGGCCCGCACAGCGTCGAGGACGGCCGCGGCACACCAGCCGACGGCGACGATGCCCTCGATGCGTCCACGGTACTCCGCTCCGAAGGAGGCGGCGGGGGCGAAGGGACCGACCGGGGCGGCAAGGCGCTCAGTACCCGCCACCGGTCGGCCGGCCGCTGGTCGGCTGCCCGCTGGGCGATGCCGGACCGGTGACCTTCTTGCCGGCCGGATCGATCACGTACCACGTGGCGCCGAACGCCGTGGAGCCCTGCCCCTTGGTGTCACCGGCCTTGGTGTCGCCCCCGAAGTAGTACAGGGGATGACCGTTGTACGTGACTTCCTTCTTGCCGTCACCCCGTGCGGTGGTGCCCAGCAGATCCGCCTTCGCCCCCTTGCCCGCGACCGGTTCGGCGGTCACGGTGACGGGCGGCCAGGCCGCGGCACAGGTGCCCGTACAGGTGGACTTGGCGGAGGTGTCGGCCTCGAAGAGGTACAGAGTGCGGCCGTCACCGTCGACCAGGAACGTGCCCAGCGCACCGGTGGCGGTCGCCACGGTCCCGGCAGCCGGCCCCGCCGAAGCGGAAGCGGAGGCGGAGGCAGAGAAGGACAGCGATGCGGAGGGAGAGGCGGAGGCGGACGATCCGCCGCTGTCCCCGCCACCGCAGCCGGTGGCCGCGGTGGCGAAGAAGGCGACCACGGCCACCGAGGCGGCCTTCCCGGTCATGCGTTTCATCCTGGCGTCTCCTCGCCCCGGTGGCGATGGCCACAGCGGTACGTGGCCCGCACAACGCGGGCCCCGACTCCCATGACGACGCGGAATCGGGTCCGGCGCGCGCCGGGAGACGCCGTTCGGCCGTACGCGGGGGCGAAGAGCGAGGGACGAGGGGCAGGGGACGAGGGCCGCGAGGTGATGACGGCAGGGGCTACGGCACCCGCGCCGTCCACTCCGCCGTCCCGAACTTGGTGCGTACGAGTTCCTCGGCGCGCGCCATCTCCTCACCGGTCACCTTGCCGGGGGTGAGCCCGTGCCGGTTGCGGAAGGAGTCGATCATGTTGTCGATGACGATCTCGCGCGGCAGCCCCGTCTGGCGGCGCAACGGGTCGACGCGCTTCTTGGCGCTCTTGGTGCCCTTGTCGGAGAGCTTCTCCTTGCCGATCCGGAGCACTTCGAGCATCTTGTCGGCGTCGATGTCGTAGGACATGGTCACGTGGTGGAGCACCGCGCCCTCCCGGCCCACCACCCGCTTCTGCGCCGCGCCCGCGATCTTCCCGGCGTCCGTGGCGATGTCGTTCAACGGCTGGTACCAGGCCCGGATACCCATGTCGCCGAGGGCCCCGAGGACCCAGTCGTCCAGATAGGCGTAACTGTCGGCGAAGGAGAGTCCGGAGACGAGGGAGTCCGGCACGGAGAGCGAGTACGTGATGGTGTTGCCGGGCTCCACGAACATGGCGCCCCCGCCCGAGATCCGGCGCACGATGTCGACGCCGTACCGCGCGGCGGCCTCCCGGTCGACCTCGTTGCGCAGGGACTGGAAGCTGCCGATGATCACGGCGGGGGAGGCCCATTCCCAGACCCGGAGCGTCGGCGGCCGGTGGCCGGCCGCGACCTCGGCGGTGATGACCTCGTCGAGGGCCATGTGCAGGGCGGGGGACTGGGGCGCTTCGTGGATGAGCTGCCAGTCGTAGTCGCTCCACTCGGTGGCCTGGGCCAGGGCCCGGCGCACGGCGACGGCGACGCCCTCCGTGGTCAGCCCGAGCATCACCGCGGACGCGGGCAGCGCGGCGTCGATCCGGGCGGCGAGACCGGCGGTGTCGGTGTTGGCCGGGGCGCCTTCGAGGGCCGCGTCGATGGCGAGGATCGCCTCGTCGGGTTCCAGGAAGAAGTCCCCGGCCACCCGCACGTTGCGCAGCGCCCCACCCTCTACGTCCAGATCCACTACGACGAGCTTGCCGCCGGGGACCTTGTACTCACCGTGCACAGCCATGCCTCCAGTTCCACCCGACCCGCCTCGGTGCGAATCGGCGCTGATCAGGCATAACGCCACCATCGTGCGGTTTAATCCGCTCATTTCACGGCTCTGGTCCCGTCGGCCATGATCACTGAGCCTTTTCCCCCGACGGCACCCTGCCCGATCTGCCGCGCCGCCGGGGACGGCTCCTGTTCGAGGAAGCGCACGGGGGTGACCACTCGGGAGTGGAGGAGGATGTCGAACCAGTCGGCCAACGACCCACCGGAGAGACGGTCGGCGGCGTTGTCGGCCGGGTCGTAGACGGGACCGATCACGCGCGTCCTCGCCGGAGCGTCGAGCCATGCCCGTACCGCGGCGGGGGCGTCATCGCGCAGGTCCAGGAGATAGGTGTCCAGGCCGGCGCTGCCCAGGACGGCGTCGGCGAACTCCGCTGGGGGAGCGGGAACGGGGTACGGAGCCATGCCGTGGTGGAACGTCAGGCCGATGCTCAGGTAACCCGATCCGAAGTACTCGCGCATATGACCGCCCGCGTTCCGGTGCGTCACCGGCGGCGACGTGGGGCAGGTGGTGCGCGCGTCGCCGTTGGCGGTGTGGGCGAGGCCGCCCAAGTAGACGATCCTGTCGCCGGAATGTTCGTGCCACCGCCTCACACTCTCGGCCAGCTCCCGGTCGATTCCGGCGCGGTCGTCGGGCCGGGGCGTCCGGGAGCTGCCGAGGTCCTCGGTGAACCGGACCGGGTCGTCGGGGTTGCGTCGGTTGTAGGAGCGCATCCATCGGACGAGGTCGAGCATCTCCTCGGTCCGCCAGAACGACCGTGCGCCGGACAGCGATGCCTCCGGGTTTCCCGTACCGCTTCCGATGTACTCGGCGAGTCCGACCCTCGCCGCGTCGTCGCCTTCCAAGGCCAGTGAGCGGAACCCCAGGTCCTCGACGAGGAGCCGGACGGTCCTGTGCGCGAGAGCGGACAGTTCGTGGGACTGGCGGGTCGAGGCACCGATGGCGACGACCTCGGCGTCACCGATGAGGCCCGCCAGAGGCGAGAGATCGGTCAGCGGCGCCTCAGGGTCCAGGGTGGTGAGAGGGTGGGCGTGCTGCCTGATCCACTGAGTCACTGTCTCGGTCATCACGAGCCCTCCTCGATCGGCATGATCCGTTCCGGCGGCGGCCAACGCCGCCTGAGGAGCAGCCTCATACGTGAACCGTGGTCGAGGTCAAACGGTCTTGTCGGCGAAGCCCCGTCCGGTTGCCGAGTGCCCCGGCAGGGAGACCGGACCGACTCGCGGCACCGGACGGGCGCCGTACGCGGAGCACCTGCGGAGCAACGGTCGGAGCGCCTGTCGCGGACGCCTGTCAGAGGCACCTGTCAGGATCGGTGCGTCACATACACCGGGAGAGCTGCCATCGCGGGGAGGAAGCCAGGTGACGGAGACGGGTGACAGGGACGACGGACCGTCGGGAGAGGCCGGGAGCCGGTCCGTGCTGGGACACGTTCCGACAGCTGCATCGTTGCTCGCGGCGGCCGGGAAATCGGCCGTCGTCGGTCCTTCGGCGGTGATGGTTTCGTACGTCGACGCGCGGATGGTCCGGGCGAGCACAGGGGAGTTCGGGTGGCTGTTCGGCACCGAGTTCTGGCTCATGGTGCTGATACTCGCCGGGCTGCGCGTCCAGGGCTGGACCGAGGACGACGACCGCTGGGTGGGCGGGTTCGTCCTGGGAGTCCTTGTCGCGGGGCTCGTAGCGGGTCCGCTCCTCCTGTTCCACGGAGCCCTCGTCGCGCTGGCGGCGGTGCCCGGCGTGGTCCTGGTGGCGGCATGGGGGTGGGCGGTGGCCCGGAGACGCGAATTCGAAGCCAACCGCTGGGGTCCCAGGGGCCGTTGACGCCCCAGGGTCGCGGTCGCCCACCCGTCGGCTGCCGTGATAGCCGGCAGCGCCCATGCCCTTTTGCGTGCGCCCTGCCGCGAAGGGCGCACGCCTTCTACGTCTCCAGCGGCTCGGCGATCCCGCGAGCCGCGTCCCGGGCCGGTCGGCCGACGCCGATCACCACCACCCGCGC is a genomic window of Streptomyces sp. NBC_01237 containing:
- a CDS encoding response regulator transcription factor, encoding MSDHGIGSGVDHRLRVAIIDDQALMRAGFRALLDAEEGIEVVGEAADGRQGLELVRTHTPDIALLDITMPVMTGIEATREIAADPRLTGVHVVILTNYGLDEYVFDALRAGAAGFLLKDTEPAELLKAIRVAAGGDALLSPAITRRLIGEFVARPPDRTTAVGLDTLTRREREVTALAARGLTNEEIAVHMVVSPFTAKTHISRAMIKLGARDRAQLVVFAYESGLVEPRRWPGGAQESGH
- a CDS encoding NADP-dependent isocitrate dehydrogenase, which translates into the protein MTDSTIIYTHTDEAPALATYSFLPVVEAYASTAGVTVESRDISLAGRIIAGFPEHLKAEQRIDDALAELGELARTPGANIIKLPNISASIPQLKAAIAELQEQGYALPDYPDDPQTDEDKDVRARYDKVKGSAVNPVLREGNSDRRAPASVKNYAKAHPHRMGAWSADSRTNVATMGVDDFRSTEKSAVIAEDGSLRIELVGDDGTTTVLRESVPVLAGEVVDAAVMRVAALREFFTAQVARAKAEGVLFSVHLKATMMKVSDPIIFGHVVRAFFPNTFAKYGEALVAAGLSPNDGLGAILKGLDSVPHLGAEIKASFEAELAEGPALAMVDSDKGITNLHVPSDVIVDASMPAMIRTSGHMWGPDGNEADTLAVLPDSSYAGVYQVVIDDCRAHGAFDPSTMGSVPNVGLMAQKAEEYGSHDKTFEIPATGSVRVVDTNGDVVLEQAVGAGDIFRMCQTKDLPIQDWVKLAVTRARATGNPAVFWLDEGRAHDANLIAKVTTYLADHDTDGLDISIKTPEDATAYSLERIRRGEDTISVTGNVLRDYLTDLFPILELGTSAKMLSVVPLMNGGGLFETGAGGSAPKHVQQLVKENYLRWDSLGEFLALAVSFEHLATTTGNARAQVLADTLDRATGTFLNEDKSPSRKLGGIDNRGSHFYLALYWAQELAGQTDDAALAEAFAPLAKTLAEQEETIVAELIAVQGSPVDIGSYYQPDPEKAAAVMRPSATFNQAIAGLV
- a CDS encoding SPFH domain-containing protein translates to MLFWQVPAPNEAMLISGTKRQAQETQFRIVTGHGSFVLPVKQKARMLSLALREAEIAEDCVTQQGIRLSVRAVCVFKVGDDAVSIANAARRFLSEQDRMEELVGRIFAGHLRSIVGGLTVEQIIRERSRVAQEVMAGSHSEMEKLGIVVDALQIQEIEDATGYINNLAAPHAAAVASQARIAQARADQEASEREQQAAALKAEYERDTAIKRAGFLAETEQYNARAAQAGPLAQARASHDVIEEQTALAERQAQLAAQRLEAEVRRPADAEAYRQRTLAEAARDQAKFAADGSAYAERTLAQAQADANTARALSLRDGNQELIAANRVVENLPALADAAARGMAGARLTVLNGTDGVNSMAAGLVGQGLAILDSLRNTKDPAVDGKRSLRVPGNP
- a CDS encoding COG4315 family predicted lipoprotein, giving the protein MKRMTGKAASVAVVAFFATAATGCGGGDSGGSSASASPSASLSFSASASASASAGPAAGTVATATGALGTFLVDGDGRTLYLFEADTSAKSTCTGTCAAAWPPVTVTAEPVAGKGAKADLLGTTARGDGKKEVTYNGHPLYYFGGDTKAGDTKGQGSTAFGATWYVIDPAGKKVTGPASPSGQPTSGRPTGGGY
- a CDS encoding lipoate--protein ligase family protein, whose translation is MHGEYKVPGGKLVVVDLDVEGGALRNVRVAGDFFLEPDEAILAIDAALEGAPANTDTAGLAARIDAALPASAVMLGLTTEGVAVAVRRALAQATEWSDYDWQLIHEAPQSPALHMALDEVITAEVAAGHRPPTLRVWEWASPAVIIGSFQSLRNEVDREAAARYGVDIVRRISGGGAMFVEPGNTITYSLSVPDSLVSGLSFADSYAYLDDWVLGALGDMGIRAWYQPLNDIATDAGKIAGAAQKRVVGREGAVLHHVTMSYDIDADKMLEVLRIGKEKLSDKGTKSAKKRVDPLRRQTGLPREIVIDNMIDSFRNRHGLTPGKVTGEEMARAEELVRTKFGTAEWTARVP
- a CDS encoding erythromycin esterase family protein encodes the protein MTETVTQWIRQHAHPLTTLDPEAPLTDLSPLAGLIGDAEVVAIGASTRQSHELSALAHRTVRLLVEDLGFRSLALEGDDAARVGLAEYIGSGTGNPEASLSGARSFWRTEEMLDLVRWMRSYNRRNPDDPVRFTEDLGSSRTPRPDDRAGIDRELAESVRRWHEHSGDRIVYLGGLAHTANGDARTTCPTSPPVTHRNAGGHMREYFGSGYLSIGLTFHHGMAPYPVPAPPAEFADAVLGSAGLDTYLLDLRDDAPAAVRAWLDAPARTRVIGPVYDPADNAADRLSGGSLADWFDILLHSRVVTPVRFLEQEPSPAARQIGQGAVGGKGSVIMADGTRAVK